The Actinomycetota bacterium DNA segment GGATGCGCGTGGAGCCCGGTGCGCGAACATTGCCCCGTGGGCACCCCCTCCGACCGCTACATGCATCGTGCGCTGCTCCTCGCCAAGCGGGGGGCGGGGCAGACGAGCCCGAACCCGGCGGTCGGGGCGGTCGTGGTGGTGGGCGACGAGATCGTCGGGTCGGGCTGGCACCGCCGGGCGGGCACCGATCACGCCGAGGTCCTCGCCCTCCGGGAGGCGGGGGCGGCGGCGGCGGGGGCGACCCTCTACGTGACCCTGGAGCCCTGCTCGCACCATGGGCGGACGCCGCCGTGCGTCGATGCCGTCCTCGGGGCGGGCATCCGCCGGGTGGTGGCCGCCATGGAAGACCCCGACCCCCGGGTGGCCGGCACCGGCATCCGTGCCCTGCGGGACGCCGGGGTTGCGGTGGAGGTCGGCTGCGGCGGGACCGAGGCGGCAGCGCTCAACGAGGCCTACGGCCTGCACCGCCGCGAGGGCCGGCCGTTTGTCACCTACAAGGCCGCGCTATCGGTCGACGGGCGCACCTCCGCCGCCGATGGGACGTCCCAGTGGATCACGGGGCCCGAGGCCCGCCGGGACGTCCAGCGGGTACGGGCGCGCAGCGATGCGATCTGCGTCGGGGTCGGCACCGTGCTGGCCGACGACCCCTCGCTCACCGTCCGGGACGCGCGCCCGGCGCGCACCGCGCGGCCCCCGTTGCGGGTGGTGGTCGACTCCCGGGGGCGCACCCCGCTTAGCGCTCAGGTGCTTGACGCCTCGGCGCCGACGCTCATTGCCGTCACCCAGGCGGCGCCTGCCCCGGCGGTCGCCGCCCTGCAGGCGGTGGGGGCGGAGGTGGTCTGCCTGGCCGACCAGGCCCACGGGGACCGGGTGCCGCTCCCGGCGCTGCTGGCCTACCTCGGACGCCGGGAGATCGTCAGCCTCCTCCTCGAGGGCGGCGCCACCCTGGCCGGGTCGTTCGTGGCCGGGGGCCTGGTGGACCGCTACCTGTTCTACCTGGCGCCGGTCCTCCTCGGCGCAGGATGCCCGGACCAGGGTTCGGCCGGGCACGGGGCCGGCGGGCCCGTCGCCGCCGGGCGAGGGGTCCTCGAGGGCTGGACCGCCGGGACGATCGGCGCCGCGCCTCGCCTAAAGGTGCGCCAGGTGCGTAGAGTCGGCCCCGACCTGCGGGTCGAGCTGCGCTGATCCGCCCCTGCGCGCAAGGACACGAGCACCGATGTTCACTGGAATTGTCGAGGAGGTCGGCCGAGTCCTCGCCGCGCGCACGGACCGCCTGGACATCGGCTGCACGCTGGACGAGCTGTACCTGGGCGACTCGGTGGCGGTCAACGGCGTGTGCCTGACCGTCGCCGCGGCCACGGACCAGGGCTTCGCCGCCGCCCTGTCCGAGGAGACCCTCGCCCGCACGACGCTGGGGGTGCTCACCGCCGGCTCCCCGGTCAACCTGGAGCGCCCGGTGCACGCCGGCGGCCGGTTGGGGGGCCACGTGGTGCAGGGGCACGTGGACGGGGTGGCGGTGGTGCGCCGGGTCGAGCCCCAGCCCGGGTCTGTGGAGGTGTGGGTGGAGGCCCCCGAGGAGCTGCGCCGGTACCTGGTGGAGAAGGGATCGGTCGCCCTCGACGGGGTGAGCCTCACGGTCGCCCGGCGCTCGGGGGCGGAGTTCTGCGTCGCGCTGATCCCGCATACGCTGGCGGCCACCACCTTCGGGGCGACCAAGCCGGGCGACCGGGTCAACCTCGAGGTGGACATCCTGGCAAAGTATGTGGAGTCCCTGTTGCAAGCCACCAGGCATACCGGAGAAGGAGACAACCCATGAGCTTCGCCACGGTCGAGGAGGGCCTCGCCGAACTGGCCGCCGGCCGGATGGTGATCGTCGTCGACGACGAGGAGCGGGAGAACGAGGGCGACTTCATCATCGCCGCCGAGAAGGTCACCCCCGAGGCGGTGAACTTCATCGCCCGGGAGGCCGGCATCCAGCTGTGCGTCGGCCTCACGAAGGCCCGCTTCGAGGAGCTGTCCATCCAGATGATGGTGGCGGACAACAACGCCCCCAACCAGACCGCATTCGGGGTCTCGGTGGACAGCAAGGCCGGCGGGAGCGGCTCCAGCGCCTTCGACCGGGCCGCCACCATCCGGGCGCTCGCCGACCCGGGCACGAAAGCCTCCGACCTGGTGCGCCCCGGCCACGTGTTCCCGCTGCGGGCGGTGGACGGCGGCGTGCTGCGCCGGGCGGGACACACCGAGGCGTCGGTGGACCTGGCCCGCCTCGCCGGCCTGCAGCCTGCCGGGGTCATGGCCGAGATCGTGCACCCGGACGGCACCATGGCGCGGCTGCCCTACCTCCAGGAGCTCGCCCTGCGCCACGGCATGAAGCTGGTCACCATCAAGGACCTCATCGCCTACCGCCACCAGCGCGAGAAGCTGGTGGAGCAGGTGGCCGAGGCCTTGTTGCCCACCGAGTTCGGCGAGTTCACCTGCCACGTCTACCGCAGCCTGGCCGACGGCCAGGAGTACGTCGCCTTCGTGAAGGGCGAGGTGGCCGGCAAGCCTGACGTGCTGGTCAGGGTGCACTCGCAGTGCCTGACCGGCGACGTGTTCCGCTCGGCCCGGTGCGACTGCGGCCAGCAGTTCGAGCAGGCGATGCAGCGCATCGAGGAGGCCGGCCAGGGCGTGCTGCTCTACATCATGGGCCACGAGGGCCGGGGGATCGGCCTGCAGCACAAGATCCGCGCCTACCGCCTGCAGGAGCAGGGCCGCGACACCGTCGAGGCCAACCGGGAGCTGGGCTTCAAGGCCGACCTGCGGGACTACGGCATCGGGGCGCAGGTGCTGGCGGACCTCGGCGTCACCTCGATGCGGCTGATGACCAACAACCCCGCCAAGTACACCGGCCTGGAGGGCTACGGCCTGTCGATCAGCGAGCGGGTCGCCCTGCAGACCCAGCCGACCGCGGAGAACATCGCCTACCTGCGCACCAAGCGGGACCGCCTCGGGCACCTGCTGGAGGGCCTGGAGTGAGGGTGCTGCGCGGGACCCACGACGGGGCGGGGCTGCGGGTGGGGGTGGTGGTGAGCCGGTTCAACGAAGCAGTGACCGAAGCGCTGAAGTCCGGGGCGCTGGCGGCCCTGGCCGAGGCCGGGGTGGCCGACGACGACGTGACCGTGGTCTCGGTGCCCGGGGCCTTCGAGCTCCCGGGGGTCGCCCGGGCGCTGGCCTCCTCCGGCCGGGTGGACGGCATCGTGTGCCTCGGGGCGGTGGTGCGGGGTGACACGGAGCACTTCACCTTCGTCGCCGCCGCTGCCCAGGAGGGGATCCTGCGGGCGCAGCTGGACACCGGGGTGCCGGTGACCTTTGGCGTGCTGACCACCGAGACCATGGCCCAGGCCACCGAGCGGGCGGGGGGCCAGGGCGGGAACAAGGGCTACGAGGCGGCACTCGACGCCGTGGAGATGGCGACACTGCACCGCAAGCTCACTCCTGCCGATACCTAACGGGTGAGAACTGAAAACAGCCTGGGCACAGCCGGAGCAGCAAGTAGGAGGATGGGCGTGAGCGACGCGCTGCGGGACGTCATGCTCGGCTGGCTGCTGAACTGGTGCAACTGCCCCGACAAGGGCCTGCACGGGGCGGAGCGTGCCCGGGTCGAGGAGGCCCGCCGGGCGGCCGGGGAAGGCGCCAGCGCCCTCTTCGGGGCCACCCGGCAGGACCTGGAGCGGGCGCTGGACGACGCCCTGGCCGAGTTCCCCGACCTCTGCCCCGACGTCCCCGAGGAGCGCCGCCTGCGCATGGCTGCCCGGCTGGCCCGGGTGCTGGAGGGCGACCGGCTGCGCCATCTGCTGGGCGGGCCGGTGTACACCGCGCCGCCGGCCCGCTCGCGGCGGACCCTGTGGACCGAGGACGTCGAGGCCGTCCCCGAGCAGGCCGATCTCGAGGAAGAAGATCTGGAGGAGGACGGGGAACTCGAGGCCGAGGCGATGCCGGCCGAGGACCTCGACGAGGTGGCCGCCGACGTGGGCTTCGATGCCCCGTCTGCGGAGCCGGCGGGCGATATCCGGCCCGCAGAGCCCGAGCAGCCCATCGAGCAGACGGAGCCGAGCGTGGCGCCGGCCGGCAATCTGCCGCCCCCGGGGCCGCCCCGGCACCTCGCCACCGACGACACGTCGTGGGGTCCACTGTGGGGCCCCGACCCCGAAGCGAGCCCCCAGGAGGAGTACAGCCCCGGCCCCCGGCCGGATGCGGCGCCCGATATCGGGTAGCATCGCCGGTCATGCTCAAGCTGGTCATCCCCAAGGGAAGTCTCGAGGCCCAGACCCTGGCCCTGTTCGAGGCCGCCGACATCCGCCTCGTGCGGGGCAGCGACCGCGACTATCACGGATCGGTGGACGACCCCCGCATCGACTCCTTCTCGCTCCTGCGCCCCCAGGAGATCCCGCGCTATGTCGAAGATGGCTTCTTCGACCTTGGCCTCACGGGGCTGGACTGGGTGCTGGAGACCGGGGCCAAGGTGGATACCGTCGCCGAACTGCCCTACTCCAAGGCCTATGTGGGGGGCCGGGTGCGCATCGTCGTGGCGGTCTCGGGCGCCTCCGGGATTGAGGAGCCGCACCAGATCAAGCCGGACTCCCGGATCTCGACCGAGTACATGG contains these protein-coding regions:
- a CDS encoding riboflavin synthase, encoding MFTGIVEEVGRVLAARTDRLDIGCTLDELYLGDSVAVNGVCLTVAAATDQGFAAALSEETLARTTLGVLTAGSPVNLERPVHAGGRLGGHVVQGHVDGVAVVRRVEPQPGSVEVWVEAPEELRRYLVEKGSVALDGVSLTVARRSGAEFCVALIPHTLAATTFGATKPGDRVNLEVDILAKYVESLLQATRHTGEGDNP
- the ribH gene encoding 6,7-dimethyl-8-ribityllumazine synthase gives rise to the protein MRVLRGTHDGAGLRVGVVVSRFNEAVTEALKSGALAALAEAGVADDDVTVVSVPGAFELPGVARALASSGRVDGIVCLGAVVRGDTEHFTFVAAAAQEGILRAQLDTGVPVTFGVLTTETMAQATERAGGQGGNKGYEAALDAVEMATLHRKLTPADT
- a CDS encoding bifunctional 3,4-dihydroxy-2-butanone-4-phosphate synthase/GTP cyclohydrolase II — its product is MSFATVEEGLAELAAGRMVIVVDDEERENEGDFIIAAEKVTPEAVNFIAREAGIQLCVGLTKARFEELSIQMMVADNNAPNQTAFGVSVDSKAGGSGSSAFDRAATIRALADPGTKASDLVRPGHVFPLRAVDGGVLRRAGHTEASVDLARLAGLQPAGVMAEIVHPDGTMARLPYLQELALRHGMKLVTIKDLIAYRHQREKLVEQVAEALLPTEFGEFTCHVYRSLADGQEYVAFVKGEVAGKPDVLVRVHSQCLTGDVFRSARCDCGQQFEQAMQRIEEAGQGVLLYIMGHEGRGIGLQHKIRAYRLQEQGRDTVEANRELGFKADLRDYGIGAQVLADLGVTSMRLMTNNPAKYTGLEGYGLSISERVALQTQPTAENIAYLRTKRDRLGHLLEGLE
- the ribD gene encoding bifunctional diaminohydroxyphosphoribosylaminopyrimidine deaminase/5-amino-6-(5-phosphoribosylamino)uracil reductase RibD — its product is MGTPSDRYMHRALLLAKRGAGQTSPNPAVGAVVVVGDEIVGSGWHRRAGTDHAEVLALREAGAAAAGATLYVTLEPCSHHGRTPPCVDAVLGAGIRRVVAAMEDPDPRVAGTGIRALRDAGVAVEVGCGGTEAAALNEAYGLHRREGRPFVTYKAALSVDGRTSAADGTSQWITGPEARRDVQRVRARSDAICVGVGTVLADDPSLTVRDARPARTARPPLRVVVDSRGRTPLSAQVLDASAPTLIAVTQAAPAPAVAALQAVGAEVVCLADQAHGDRVPLPALLAYLGRREIVSLLLEGGATLAGSFVAGGLVDRYLFYLAPVLLGAGCPDQGSAGHGAGGPVAAGRGVLEGWTAGTIGAAPRLKVRQVRRVGPDLRVELR